In a single window of the Streptomyces sp. NBC_00285 genome:
- a CDS encoding SDR family NAD(P)-dependent oxidoreductase, whose translation MPVIAVIGAGPGLGLSIARRFGKEGFQVALVSRTQDKLDALAARLAEDGIEAAGFAADVTRPDSLQSALAAVADRFGAVDVLEYSPADPTFAGAAAVDATAQDLHKQLDYYLYGAVAAVRQVLPAMLERGSGTLLFSTGASSVRPSGGAFGSIGVAAAALRNYAMALGIDLAEHGVHAAHVAIGVYIGSGPGTEPETIAEHYWDAYTKRDQAEIVHTVPGGIR comes from the coding sequence ATGCCCGTCATCGCCGTCATCGGGGCAGGCCCCGGCCTGGGCCTGTCCATCGCCCGCCGCTTCGGAAAGGAGGGGTTCCAGGTCGCCCTGGTCTCCCGGACCCAGGACAAGCTCGACGCGCTCGCCGCGCGGCTCGCCGAGGACGGCATCGAGGCCGCAGGCTTCGCCGCGGACGTGACGCGTCCCGACTCGCTCCAGTCGGCGCTCGCCGCGGTCGCCGACCGGTTCGGGGCCGTCGACGTACTGGAGTACTCGCCCGCCGACCCCACGTTCGCCGGCGCTGCCGCCGTCGACGCCACGGCGCAGGACCTCCACAAGCAGCTCGACTACTACCTGTACGGAGCGGTCGCCGCGGTCCGTCAGGTGCTGCCCGCCATGCTCGAACGCGGCAGCGGCACCCTGCTGTTCTCCACGGGCGCCTCCTCGGTCCGGCCGAGCGGCGGCGCGTTCGGCAGCATCGGCGTCGCGGCGGCGGCCCTGCGCAACTACGCCATGGCCCTGGGCATCGACCTCGCCGAGCACGGGGTGCACGCCGCGCACGTGGCGATCGGGGTGTACATCGGCAGCGGTCCCGGCACCGAGCCCGAGACCATCGCCGAGCACTACTGGGACGCGTACACCAAGCGCGACCAGGCCGAGATCGTCCACACCGTCCCCGGCGGCATCAGGTGA